In Mytilus edulis chromosome 8, xbMytEdul2.2, whole genome shotgun sequence, the genomic window tgataaaaaaataaaatatcaacatgATGAAACTTCATGaatcaaaaaataaattcacCTTGCTTATTAAatcattgaaaaattattaaaagatttaatTACGATTTTTGAAGCATTATTATAAGTGTAACTGATCGGTAGAATGAGTAAAAGAGGAGAAGGCATTTTTAAAATTCATCATTTAAGAATTCGCTGATAATCACATGGCAACTCTTCGAAACCGACATACAGATAATAATGTATTGTATTGCACATTCAAAAAAGAACAAATGAAGCATTTGAAGCTCTTTTCTGGATTCACGTTAGACATTAAGCACTCTgaatgttttaaatatgtacaaaAACCGAACCCTGAGAAGAGTAATTATTTTAAGGATATTGTTAATTAAgttattttcttcaatttttccaaGTTAAAAAATAAGCTGACAGCTGGAAACAATACTGAAATTTTGACCCAGTCCATATGGCTGAATCCGAACATCAAAATGGATGGCAAGTATGATTTTGAGGttcaaatatattgaaaatagtaTATTCTTCATTAATGATCTGATgtcagataataatacattattctcatatgatgaatttaaaaaaaagtatgatatcaataccaattttgtagaattttatagtattttaagTGCAATTCCAAAGAGATGGAAAAGTATTATAGAAGGTAGTTCAAAACTGGAAATTATTGAAACTAAATTAATAGATGAAGTTAAAAAGGAaccaaaatcttgtaaatttttctatacaTTATTTTTGGAAGATAATAAAGTGATATCGTTATCTTCCCGTGAAAAATGGGAAAGAGATTTAAatatgcagattgaggattggaATGCTGTTTATTCAACGCCCTTCATTATAACTAGAAACtcttttttgcaaaactttcaatttaagattgttcataggattctaccatgttattcatttttattgaaatgtaaattaaaagtgactgaactttgtactttttgttcagaaattaaagaaaatatttttcacattttttgggaatgtaatgtATCACAAAACTTCTGGCTATCTGTTATAGATTGGATTAAAAATTATGGCATTCTCCTGCCTTTCAGTGCAAAAGAAGTCATTTTAGGTGTGTCTGAgtattttgttaacagtaaaacagttaataatattttgttgttattcaaatattacatatacaaatgtagatgtaagaacATATTCCCCACAAAATATGATGGGGTAGAATATTTAAAATCTtggattaatatagaaaaatactctgtatgttttttaacccctgtacaaaaagtaaaaatggatCAGAAAAGGCATTTGTTAGAAGcagcttttatttaatttatttgtttaattaacaAAATCTTTTGTAATATTATATCTATATCTTATTATATCTATATGACTTAATTGATCTATCAAGTATTACTTTAGTTTTTAAATGTGTATCAAATACTGTAGTATAATTTCACATGTTTaatcatcaaaaataaaatagttacaaaaaaaaaatattgtctttaaTAGTTTTATTCGAAAGAAAAagtgtaaaactatatatatttctgtCTGAATCTGTGGGTAACCGGGTATTTgagttttgaaatatatttattagaataaaaattaaaaaaaactcccATTTTTCACTTGCAATTGTATTGCATTGTACTACCTTCTGGTCGAACAAAAAGGCTATGAAAGATCAGACACCGAAATTAAACATACCACGACACCTGATTTAGCTACTTAAAACGAAGGTTGGTGATTTTTTTCAGCTGAATCATGTTTGAAATTACTTGATGTGTTTATTTTTCATGAGAAAAATACTACTATTATTGTATCATAAGCTTGACctgcatataacatgtataaacaagtGTTACTGTCGTAATTATCCAATTGCAGATCCATCATGCatggtaaaatatatatatatacgtaggACCAGCAATAAAACACTGTTACGTTTTTAGTAATATGACTATGACAATTTGTATCTTATAAGTTACCACTTCAGTAAAAATGAAGAAACacatatttgaagaaaaaaattgcaTTATTATTGTCGAGACATCAATTAGTCCTAGTGATGTTAAATAGTCAACTCTACAGCGATTGCCCTTCATATTACTCGATAGTCCATTTGTCGAAATTGGGAtaaattgtataaacaaataaacaaattgaagGAAATCCAACATTAGAAAGCGACATTGATTCAAGAGGGTTACAGATCACCTAATGTCTCGAACTCTTCATAATTGTTGTGAACAGGTCGAAAGTAATACTTCGTCACATTTTTATGGAAATTAAACtcatttatgaaaatcaaactgttCCGTGACCGCCAAGTAATCCGCCAGATTAACaatcagaagaaaaaaacaaatttgtattgtcaattttgagacaCAAGTTGATTTTACGGATATACAAGTGTgtatttcgtactttatttggactcGTTAACTTTTTcagatttgagcgtcactgatgagtcttttgcagacgaaacgcgcgtttggtgtatatacaaaatttaattctggtatcaatgatgagtttatttacagccacaaggtcgatgccactgctggtggagatttatttccccgatggTAGTACacgcccagtagtcagcactttttgtgctgacatgaattatcattgatatggctatatttataaattaactgtttacaaaaaatagaattttcgaaatactaaggcttttctacgtcaggcatagattaccttagctatatttggcaaaacttttaggagtttcggtcctcaatgctcttccaccTCGtactcactgatgagtcttttgtaaacaaaacgcgcgttttggcgtatatacaaaatttagtcctggtatctatgatgagtttcttttctatattttgttgaaacagtaATAATGCAAATCAATCGTTGTAATGTCAAAAGATGGGACATCATCTagatataattttaattattcaacaatgtatatacatgacTCATGATAACTTGATAAACAAAGAGATAATTTTAATCTGTATCTTCATTTCATTATATGACATATGATATAGATGTGAATAGTACGTTTTCGCTCTACCAACGTAATTATTTGTACAAACGAGAAGAGTCTGTCATGACTAACTTTAGTtacctttagaaaaaaaaacaatcagaaTATCAACAACACGTGTGACACAATACAATTATATTTGCAAAATTAccaaatacaaaaagaaatacagacatactgaaaagtaaaatcacaaaaatactgaacttaggggaaaatcaattcggaaactccataatcacatggcaaaatcaaataataaatcgcatcaaaaacgaatggacaagaactgtcatataaaCACACAGTATAAAGAATTGCTGCATTTTATACTTACATCTGGCAAATGACAACGAGTGTCGTATGAGAACACTATATATTTTGTTGACACTTGTTCATTCGTTTTACCACGTCTGAATCAGCGTTCTGTCACGTTGGCCTTGTTTAAATTTCAGATCCGTAGGATAGGTTCACATAACATGCATAACGAGAATGGCGAtactaaataaatatatttctattccGTTACATTTGGATTTTCCCTGATCTCTTTATATCTTTAGTAACTGTGGGTCAAGTTTAGAGAACTATGTTATAGAACTAGGTTAGTAAACTTAAGTATTTGGTGAGTACTGCAgacctttttttatatcaattggaGTATTCAGACATGTGTCACAAAccagaaagataaaaaaaaagccagAATATTTCAATTTCTATTAACAATCAAATTTTTCTGATTAGGTGCATGTACtattaatacattgtaatatctttatatctttcaaaactaaaaataagaaaaacaacagACACGTGCACGGCTTCCTCCGGCTAATTTGTTTTACTTATATTTCAAATTCAACTGCACGGACATTTCAGTACAATATTCTCTGACAAACGAGACATTAGTACACAGTTCTGAAACTGGCGAGCATTACTTTTTAACTATGTACATTGTGTTTTGATTAATGAAAAAGTCAAGTCAAGAAAAGTTGACATATGAatgttatattcattttattcagGCAATGAATGTGCAATGGTTCCATATAAGACATATATACAAGACGGAGTAACATACTACATATATGGTGAGGAATGAGATACATGTGGTTGCCTTGTCTATTTCGGAGTTGTTTAGTGTTTATATTTAATTTACCTCTGATatagattacctgagctgtattttgcaaaacttttagaaatttaagtcctcaatgctctttaactccGTGGTTTATTTTtgccattttcaaaaaaaatatatatttgagcgtcactgatgagtcttttgtagacgaaacgtgcgtctggcgtaaatatgtaATGTCAATcctcgtatctatgatgagtttatttgctacaAACTGCAtattattgcatttatttgaagAAGCTAACATTGAGATTGGTAGTgcttatttataatactttacagCAAATGATTCTGATACTGTATAAGTACATTactgtacctttggtatctttcgtccctctttttcattTAAGATTGAGAAGTAATAGGTTGGCATGTATGTAATGTATTCCCTTTGTCTATATAGTTATGTTATGTTGTTATGCGTGTTTATGTGTTGTGTATTTATTCTTGCTATATATGTTATAGTGTTTAATACGTATGCGCAGTTAGTGTGCATAGAATCACTAAGAACCCTATACAGTATACACTTGTTTGAGCCTTTTGGCCtgctataatatatataacagtagACAGgtgttatatatttaaatatttaaatacgtGTATGGATTTATCGCATGCAGATAGCctattttaaaccaagagttccaaatggtgaagttgaaatcatcccttcgtaaattttacggacgccatcacgagttggttgaccgttatggaataaccgtttcacaaatgatatcggatatgttcctttcgtcgtaactacaacccccttccctttcatgaatatgacctaccgaattagactatttaccggatttgtaatcacttaagcaacacgacgggtgccacatgtggagcaggatctgcttacccttccggagcacctgagatcacccctagtttttggtggggttcgtgttgtttattctttagttttctatgttgtgtcgtgtgtactattgtttttctgtttgtcttttttatttttagccatggcgttgtcagtttgtttcagatttatgagtttgactgtccctttggtatctttcgtccctcttttaaactaaCATTTGAGAGATGTCTTTACTGTTATcgctgtaaatatatataatcagTAGTGGGGGTTATGTTCGCACATTATCTCACATTACAGTTTTAACAACTAAGAGGTAAGTATTGACTAAAAAACAGGAAAAGACATTGAAAAAAACATGTAACTAAGCAAAGGTTAACCTGGTTCGCTACTTTGTCAAAAAagaacaagctttttaaaagactgttatgaattgatagaatataaataaagaaactaaaaagcagaaaaaatggagggtccgtgtgcttgtttttcagatataagccattgaaaatatggcgggaaatattatctctagatttttcatacatttatcattgtcatcttcttatttcaaaaactatgaaaaaataacaagcaTTTTAAAAGGTTTTGAAATACGGCTTTTTATAATAATTGGTGTTATAAATTATGAAGAGAAAAGTAGAAGTTAGTGGGCACAGTATTTTAATGGTAATACATGAATAAAACCAGCTAATTCCAAAAATCtgtcaaaaattccaaaaaatagaggagcaaacatccttaagtgaACATTGACGTATAttattatgacatttttttcacTTCTATCATCTGTATTTACCTTTTTTACCCTTGTCGAATTATCATTGAACAGTCGCGACAATatactttttaacatgtttaatatacaAACCAGTCAACTAATTTGAATAACATCAACAtgataaataaattcagtaatgCAAGTGTATCTTACTACATTAAGTTTATAAGAACAACCTTTACTTTGAAGTCTGGATTGTTGATCACAACTACGCTTGACAGATATATTAACTAGCCACAGGTGActtatatttgaatattaaaaatggcCCAAGCTGCAGCTTCGACTTGTGAAATTTGTACTGCCGGTCCTAGTGAACATTATTGTCAGCAGTGTGATCAACTATTTTGCGGAAGCTGTAAATTATCTCATTTACGCACAAAGATAAGTAAGAACCACACGTTTTTAAGTGGACCAAGCATCAACAAGGATGAAAAACTATTTTGTACAGAACACgaggaaatgtttttattttactgtgaTGATTGTGATACTCCTGTGTGTAGAATTTGCTCTGTAGAGAAACATAGTCGCCATTTGATGGTAGACCTTACTAAATCAACTGAAAAACTCAGATTTGAAGTTGTCAAGAATATAAAAGCAAAGGTAACAACATCCAAGGTAAACCTTAGCAAAATagagaaagaaacaaaaacctaCCGTGACGAAGTCAGAGCAGTCATCAAGACCATTACTGAAGAGGGGAACTACTGGAAGAATTTGATTGATAAGAAAGTAGATTGTTTTGTTAGGCTATTGCATGACGAGGAACAGAAAACTTTACAAAATATAACTGCACTAACCAAAGTTTATCGTGGAGATATCGAAAACTGTCAACAATGGGaaaagaaaatcaagaaaatgGAAACAATGGCAGACGTTCTGTTGTTACAGAAGCTGAAGAAACTTAAAGTTGATGTAGACAAGATAGATTTAAATCCAGTTCCCGGAAGGTCTTATGTGTCATACAGAAACAAAAGTCCTTCAGGCACAGAAGTAGATAGCCTTTTCGGGGAGATGCAGTTAAAGTAAGTAATCAATTCATAGAAAAGGGAtaataatggtattaattattgCATCGGTATACGAATTGATTCTTGACTACATGATTTCCCTGTATTTTGAAGGTGTGTCACATAGCAATGCAAAAGGAGCAACAGATACCAAATGGGCCGATAAAccgacaaaaattaaaaaaaatacaaaaacaattaaaaaaaccaccaaaagacaaacaacactaCACTAGATAAGACTACACTGATACCTTTTCGAGCTTTTGTTGAAAAAACACTGTTATCATCAAAGACAAACATATAAAGTAGGTTTTAGAAAGGTTAAAAGATAATAACGGAATATCTTTATGATTGATACTACAAACCTAGGAAACAAAATGCTGATATATATTGAGAAACCTCTGCAATTTTATAAGATGTATTAATAGTAAGCTCACTCCTTATATGTTTACCATATTTATACTCAGTCTGATAGAAAGTATTTCTTTATgcaattttaacttttacattAACTAtataagtctatatatatatatatatattcttttatatgttatctcatccgacattttaaattttatgcatttttaatgcattttttttatttttatgtatatatttttttttaacttctctgtaacctttgtacttaCATGGTTTTATGAAAATAAACTATATATCTATTGTTTCAAACAGACTAATTTCGTACACTCATTATGATACGACGAAGGTTTAGTTTTGGCCGTCATTGTATGAATTGTAGTCTACATATAATGTACTAGGAtagagagttgactcattggcacgcgtaccacatcttcccatatctaGTACCTCAATTATAGGATACAACACGGTTTATAAGGCCTTctctacagaaaaaaaaagaaaaccgaCAGTTTGATAGAACGACACAAAGTACATTCAAGCATCTGGTATTGCAGCTTTAGAtttaaaacttgtaaaaaaagaaaaaaagaaaaagaataaacgTTTCAACATCGTTAATAAAAGTTACGATTTTGTAGCCAATGCTTCATTCGTAACAACAAGTTTGATACATAAGCTACTGTCATTACCTTTCATGTTTTATACTAAGGAATGTTGTCTGAAACTGATTCGACCATTCTTGTTATGTTTGTGATGTTTTGCTTATATGATGTATTTAGGGCATCACATACTTAGCCTATAAAACATCGCTATCTTTCAAATCGTCTAGTTGTATATGTCCTTGTTATGATTAAGTATAAAAAGTCACATCACAAAAAAAAGTGTACTCCGAGGAATATTTCAAAACggtaagtccctaatcaaatggtaaaaatccatgataaaacacattaaatgaatggacaacaacaattcttgacttggtacaggcattttcgaatgtagaaaattgtggactgaaccttgttttatagcgctaaacctttcactagtatgacagtcgcatccagTTCTGTTACATTTACATTTACAAGCGTGtacaaaacagacataacaggcagaatagtcaaaatattggtacagaaGTTttactgtgtcacaatctcataactaacaaatgtttaacaaaaaaagcacaaaaagcatctatcaaatttaaaaaccacattcaTTTCTTCGCGTGCATGACGTCATACAATTtaacgtcacataggaagaaattttgtcgttaagaaaaaaaaattgacatggGGAATATAAAATGTGCTTGTGAAAATTTGTCTAGAAACTGTATTTATCTATTATGAATTCCATTTTGTTTTAGGGAAGGTAAAGCGTTAATGGAAAAAactgaaaagaaacaaaatttcagGTAATACAAATAATCAGATAATATGTGTTTAGTAAGGTAAAAAAAGAAGTACATACACCTTATTCAAATATCGAACActactgattgaaaaattataaaaataaccattCACCATTGAGTATGAAAACAACGCTAAAAGCACAACACAAATACCAAACAGTAGACCGATATTTGCAGTCCACCAGACCGTCATTTCAAATCACTATCAGAGCTTAtggagaaacgaacaataatatgtTGATCACCAAAAGATTGCTGGATATTTGTAAAGAAGCGGTGAATTTCTAGACGCTCTTTTAAAATCAATAAggtgtgttatgattgccaatgagacaaatatcaacTAAAGTTCTAAAAAAAACACGATGTTATCAATCACAGGCAGCTGTAAGGGTTTCAACAAGATACAAAAAGCTATACCGTATTGTCCaccatgaacattttttttaaatttttttggcgAAAATGTGCTTTGAGTTTGACTGTATATCTATGATTCGttgtaaatataaacatttttttttttttgggggggggcaAAATTTACGGTTGtgtcatatatttctttttcctcTCGCAGTGTGTAAATACCTGCATGCTTATTCAATGATAAAAGTTACACTCTGGTTAATAATATTTCAGGCCTAAAGAATCACAAAAGAAGTACAAATACGCCTGTTATCTTTGTGGGTAAGTTAGAATAATGTTCAcattgaaaatgttgtttttatattataaactTATTGAAACGTTATGTCGAGTACGTTGGTAAACTTGGAAGTAATATAAAAGAGCTTGTCATTACTGACATTATCATCTGTTTTGATATTATATAGTATAGGGAAAATGTTTCCCATGATTGATACAATCAAAGTTGATTTAGATATTTTTAGAACAAGTGACTTGTGTTAAGGAGCTGTA contains:
- the LOC139486251 gene encoding E3 ubiquitin-protein ligase TRIM45-like isoform X2, which translates into the protein MAQAAASTCEICTAGPSEHYCQQCDQLFCGSCKLSHLRTKISKNHTFLSGPSINKDEKLFCTEHEEMFLFYCDDCDTPVCRICSVEKHSRHLMVDLTKSTEKLRFEVVKNIKAKVTTSKVNLSKIEKETKTYRDEVRAVIKTITEEGNYWKNLIDKKVDCFVRLLHDEEQKTLQNITALTKVYRGDIENCQQWEKKIKKMETMADVLLLQKLKKLKVDVDKIDLNPVPGRSYVSYRNKSPSGTEVDSLFGEMQLKEGKAIMEKSESQPNTRPKKSQKRYKYTCHYCGNEQVLTNEPETGKYGYVLKL